In Streptomyces sp. NBC_00414, a single window of DNA contains:
- a CDS encoding KAP family P-loop NTPase fold protein — MTQRSSSHLEQDDLIQDREVDNPHDDRLAHSHIADQLHDVVLSVPTPTNIAVWGPWGSGKSGVANLLQSQLAKQRNVRFVRFDAFKYAENPLRRNFITAVATALDIKDSRFHDELYNGRVAVKLQFERGEVWRLLKTFGQMFGAVVAFFAVVMSLLAWVRGGAFRPAFADVTSEALKAGIAPAALLTSLAVLVSRTLTREHKTEAADSDEQFEKLFADLVERADTKRLIVFVDELDRCTPSDVVATLNALRTFLGANGCVFVVAADQQVLEEALTRALEQATPADTVNPYYSSGSGYLDKVFQYQISLPPLLVPRVTRFAADLVRARGGVWATLDIDLTMSVLVPSHVRSPRRVKALLNTFALTYRLAQRRAAEGLLETDPATRTPEIAKLVCLRIEFPLFARDLLLDHRLCEYVLALDADPKAVLGNYVRPEVREAARRYANLEAAVDLHLIEPKEPGEDDGKEENAAEIRKSHGQQLVSYLKRTRTVPGPSGDLLYMETSGSAFGLPASLAEALEQHAQNAELDAVVAIVDGLPSSARPAALSLLTQQARDAIGLEEENVAHSVLAVCSNTGVPLDGAADPAVEILTPILTNSAHELPVEVLDGCWRLALASSRPAALEMRSIVLRHSVLRHSPSMTAMVVRHVEQVLAAAPALVQQLVSQHLLLAEKEDMADMLAELPATEAAMLMTHISPHATNQLRELIKKHQEWAAEQESSEAAATDTPRQEPHSPADALRRLQELLEHWCEACPEAAHVVVGLLLALDSLQGRNIVEECAASIPAVRETPLARTVLSSAGRRVITSWPTWLELLDPRSSTADMVDEFDGLLKRLWAQTSRPDDALAPAVVGRVADSFMRLFDHGPSDQHPHITPFVLPSLSRPTTDEEATEQLRLLGALLPLANSGLLKRTPFVHHQSAALTQLLTDGDSLVESQDSTLLTYIESVLTDCLRDLDSPVTAPLAPEEARTLVGALDDAGWLPGHEHTRLRVRAHHLLMTGGVDRHGMESMPPAAAMADHARSNSGSVGGTVAAWIALAEPSAPDLFTAVSASLRRPSALQTDTALLPAVASRLAALPPLEQAGFWKDVLGGSSTHLPEQTLIGAGWPSLTDGLAAELLVDRYSRASKNADRRAVLDLWKAANITQPAARHDLIQAILLPMLDANQGAADLALSYLPQLMDSVPKGMKKSVQTAVEASGSKWTSLAQRGVKALKSVGYSTERSGLLKLGERISRSNDD, encoded by the coding sequence GTGACACAGAGAAGCAGCAGCCATCTGGAGCAGGACGACCTCATTCAGGACCGTGAAGTCGACAACCCCCACGATGACCGGCTGGCTCACAGCCACATCGCCGACCAACTCCATGACGTGGTGCTGTCGGTCCCCACTCCGACCAACATCGCCGTGTGGGGACCTTGGGGCTCCGGAAAGTCTGGCGTAGCCAACCTCCTCCAAAGTCAGCTGGCGAAGCAACGGAACGTGCGCTTCGTACGGTTCGACGCCTTCAAGTACGCGGAGAACCCGCTACGCCGGAACTTCATCACCGCAGTCGCTACAGCCCTGGATATCAAGGACTCGCGGTTCCACGACGAGTTGTACAACGGGCGAGTCGCCGTCAAGCTCCAGTTCGAGCGTGGCGAGGTGTGGCGCCTACTGAAGACGTTCGGCCAAATGTTCGGCGCTGTTGTTGCCTTCTTCGCCGTCGTCATGTCGCTTCTTGCCTGGGTACGCGGAGGAGCCTTCCGCCCCGCGTTCGCCGACGTGACCTCCGAAGCCCTCAAAGCGGGCATCGCTCCGGCTGCACTACTGACCTCTCTGGCCGTTCTGGTGTCGCGCACACTCACGCGCGAACACAAGACGGAAGCCGCCGACAGCGATGAGCAGTTCGAAAAACTCTTCGCCGACCTCGTCGAACGCGCCGACACGAAGCGCCTGATCGTGTTCGTGGACGAGTTGGACCGCTGCACTCCCTCAGACGTGGTGGCGACCCTGAACGCCCTGCGTACTTTTCTCGGCGCCAACGGATGCGTCTTCGTCGTGGCGGCCGACCAGCAGGTCCTGGAGGAAGCACTCACCCGGGCTCTGGAACAGGCCACACCTGCCGACACCGTGAACCCGTACTACAGCAGTGGAAGCGGCTACCTGGACAAAGTATTCCAATACCAGATCAGTCTCCCGCCTCTGCTGGTACCCAGAGTGACCCGCTTCGCCGCAGACCTAGTACGCGCGCGAGGCGGCGTGTGGGCAACGTTGGACATCGATCTCACAATGAGTGTGCTCGTGCCTTCGCATGTGCGTAGCCCTCGCCGCGTGAAGGCACTGCTGAACACCTTCGCGCTGACGTACCGGCTGGCTCAGCGGCGGGCCGCGGAAGGACTGCTGGAGACCGACCCGGCAACTCGGACACCGGAGATCGCCAAACTTGTCTGCCTCCGGATCGAGTTCCCACTGTTCGCAAGAGATCTACTGCTCGACCACCGGCTTTGCGAGTACGTACTGGCGTTGGACGCCGACCCCAAGGCCGTTCTGGGCAACTACGTACGGCCAGAGGTCAGGGAAGCCGCACGCAGGTACGCGAACCTCGAAGCCGCCGTAGACCTGCACCTCATTGAGCCGAAGGAACCCGGCGAGGATGACGGCAAAGAGGAGAATGCGGCTGAGATCCGAAAAAGCCATGGTCAGCAGCTAGTGTCCTACCTCAAGCGGACACGAACGGTGCCGGGCCCGAGTGGTGACCTGCTCTATATGGAGACCAGTGGCAGCGCCTTCGGGCTGCCAGCGTCTCTGGCCGAGGCACTGGAGCAGCACGCTCAGAACGCCGAGTTGGACGCCGTAGTTGCGATCGTCGACGGGCTTCCCTCCAGTGCGCGCCCGGCCGCGCTGTCCCTGCTCACGCAGCAGGCACGAGACGCCATCGGCCTGGAGGAGGAGAACGTTGCTCACTCTGTACTGGCGGTCTGCAGCAACACCGGTGTCCCGTTGGACGGCGCTGCGGACCCGGCGGTCGAGATCCTCACGCCGATCCTGACGAACTCTGCGCACGAACTGCCTGTAGAGGTACTGGACGGATGCTGGCGGCTGGCGCTGGCAAGCAGTCGTCCGGCGGCCCTGGAGATGCGCTCGATCGTCCTGCGACACAGTGTGCTCAGGCATAGCCCCTCTATGACCGCCATGGTGGTGCGTCATGTCGAACAGGTTCTCGCGGCGGCCCCGGCCCTTGTACAACAGCTGGTCTCTCAGCATCTTCTGCTGGCCGAGAAGGAGGACATGGCGGACATGCTCGCCGAGCTCCCAGCCACGGAAGCCGCGATGCTGATGACACACATCAGTCCTCACGCCACGAATCAACTACGAGAACTGATCAAGAAACACCAGGAATGGGCCGCAGAGCAGGAGAGCTCGGAGGCCGCTGCCACGGACACTCCACGGCAAGAACCGCATTCTCCTGCCGATGCACTGCGCAGGCTGCAGGAGCTTTTGGAGCACTGGTGCGAGGCGTGCCCCGAAGCAGCGCACGTCGTCGTGGGACTGTTGCTGGCGCTGGACAGCCTGCAAGGCCGGAACATCGTGGAGGAGTGTGCGGCCTCCATCCCTGCTGTGCGGGAAACGCCTCTGGCACGGACCGTGCTGTCGAGCGCCGGCCGACGTGTCATCACCAGTTGGCCGACCTGGCTGGAGTTGCTGGACCCACGGTCGTCCACCGCCGACATGGTCGATGAGTTCGACGGGCTGCTGAAAAGGCTGTGGGCGCAGACCAGCAGACCTGACGATGCGCTGGCACCGGCGGTGGTTGGTCGCGTCGCGGACAGTTTCATGCGGCTGTTCGACCACGGGCCTTCGGACCAGCATCCGCACATCACGCCGTTCGTACTGCCATCGCTTTCACGGCCGACGACCGATGAGGAGGCCACGGAGCAGCTTCGGCTGCTCGGGGCGCTTCTCCCCCTGGCGAACAGTGGCCTGTTGAAGCGGACGCCATTCGTCCACCACCAGTCGGCAGCCCTCACCCAACTACTCACAGATGGGGACAGCCTTGTCGAATCGCAGGACAGCACACTCCTGACCTACATCGAGTCGGTCTTGACAGACTGCTTGCGCGACTTGGACTCCCCCGTGACGGCTCCGCTGGCTCCGGAGGAAGCTCGTACTCTGGTGGGCGCACTCGACGACGCCGGCTGGCTCCCAGGGCACGAGCACACTCGTCTGCGGGTGCGAGCGCACCATCTCCTGATGACCGGCGGAGTCGACAGGCACGGCATGGAAAGCATGCCGCCTGCCGCGGCCATGGCCGACCATGCCCGTAGCAACTCGGGCTCTGTCGGCGGGACTGTGGCCGCGTGGATCGCTCTGGCAGAACCTTCGGCCCCGGATCTGTTCACTGCCGTATCTGCGAGTCTGCGGCGCCCTTCCGCGCTTCAGACCGACACGGCACTGCTTCCGGCCGTGGCCTCACGGCTGGCGGCTCTGCCTCCGTTGGAACAGGCCGGCTTCTGGAAGGACGTGCTGGGAGGATCAAGCACCCACCTGCCGGAACAAACCCTGATCGGGGCAGGATGGCCGTCGCTTACGGACGGCCTCGCCGCCGAGTTGCTGGTCGACAGGTACAGCCGTGCGTCCAAGAATGCGGACCGCCGCGCCGTACTCGACTTGTGGAAGGCCGCGAACATCACTCAGCCAGCCGCTCGTCACGACCTGATCCAAGCAATCCTCCTCCCCATGCTTGACGCCAACCAGGGAGCCGCTGACCTCGCCCTGTCATATCTCCCACAGCTGATGGACTCCGTCCCCAAGGGGATGAAGAAGTCTGTGCAGACGGCCGTCGAAGCCAGCGGCAGCAAATGGACCAGTCTTGCGCAGCGTGGCGTCAAAGCGCTGAAGAGCGTCGGTTACTCAACCGAACGCTCCGGCCTCCTGAAGCTGGGCGAACGCATCAGCCGCAGCAACGACGACTGA